The genomic region GGACCATGAGGCCCGTCTCTGCAAGGATCTGTTTTACAAAGAAGAGCCCGTATCCCGCGTGCCGGCCGTACTCCTCGGGGAAGAGGGAGCCTTTCTTGGTCGGGGGTATCCCGGCACCGTCATCCTCGCAGACGATGACAAGCGAGCTCTCGGCCATGTGGCTCGTGAACCGGATCCGGGTGAGGTGTTCCCCGCCGTGCCTGAGGGCGTTGTCGATCATGTAGAAAAATGCTTTTTCCAGCAGTCGGTCCGCATAGATCTCGATGTTCTGGATCTCGACATCGATGGTGACTTTCCCGAGGCTTGCCCCCACCCGTGCCCGCATGATGGTGTCGGCAACATTCTGCCATTCCGGGGCACTGACCCCGATATCCTGGTACTCCTTGATGAATTTGACCTGGCGGTGGATTTTGGTTACCGCCTCTTTTATCTTATCCATATCGGCACTGCGGACCGTGTGTTCCATGTCGAGGGTCAGTTCGGTGAGCTGGTTGAGGATATCCTGCCGCGTTATAGTGTTGAGGAACGTGAGGCGGGTATTGGCGCGGGCCAGACGGAGCTCCAGGGCTTCCCGTTCGCGGGTCTCCCGTTTGAGCAGGTGACAGAGTTTTGCAATGAACAGGATGAGCATTATGACGAGCAGGATCCCGACTACCAGCAGTTCATCGAACTGGAACTGCTCGTATGCCTGGAGACCTGCCCAGAGTGATTCGGCGAGATTGAGCCGGGCCGAGATAAAAAAGAGGATGGCCGAGAGCACAATGATTGCCGCGATATACCCGAATATTGTAATATTCCAGGATTGGGGTTTTTTTGCCAAAACGTCGCTCATATCCATTTCCCTATATCTTCCTCTCCTTGTGGACTCATGAATATTGTGGTACTGTACCGGTGAGAAGGCCCGGGTTTTCATGACGGTACGGATCAGATTCCCCCATCAAATCACCCCACTCGTTCCTCACCCTGCGCAGGATCGTGCCGGCACACTTTCACTGCCCGCACCCTTTCTCCTTTTATTGCAGGTTCCCGAACCGTCAGGATTGCAGATGTTTGAGGTGTATCATGACAAAAGTACGGATCGAGACGGGAACCCCGCAGGGGAATGCACTGGGTTTTTTTGAGGACCTCTTTTCAGGCTGGCTTGAGCTGCAGGAGAATGGCTGCCTGTATCTCCATTATATCATCTCCCGGCACAAGAACGAGGGCAACACGCAGGCATTGATCCTGAAGTGGCTTGCCGAAGGGTACGATGTCCGGGTGGTCATGCCCCGGCCGGTGATGCAGCACATCCTGAACAAATTCGGGTTTATCCCGGCAAAAGAATATTTTCCCGACCAGTACGAGGGGATTGTCGAAGTCTGGTACCGTCCTGCATGGGGCGGGATGGGCATGCAGGACACCCCGGCCCCTGCAGGGATCCTCTGAATATCCCTTTTCCGGCCCGGGATCACCCGGTCATTGCCCGAGCAGGGTCAAGGATTGTATATATTCACCCCGGGCTTCCCGGGTGGTCCCAACCACCAGCCATTTCTCATTGCCGTGCTGCTCGCAGACGCCGCACGCTTCAATCCTCTCCCCGGCAAGCGCCTGGCCGCTGTAGGTGTGCGTGAACGAGAGGACCCGGCGTATGGATTCGTGCTCGATCTCGTACACGGCAGGATTGTCGAATGCCAGGGAGGCATCGGTGACTTTTGCCTCGATAGTCATCTTCCCCAGGACCGTTCCCCTGCCGGCCGGGGCACTTTTTATGTCTTCATAGGCGCGGGTGTACAGGATGTCGAAATACGTGCCTTCGATCTGGCCCCGGTTCCATTTCCTCTGCTCGTGGAGTACGAAGGTGTCATACGGGATCTCGGGCTTCCGTTTTTCATACACCTTGCGCCACATCTCTTCGGAAAGCCCCTCGATCTTTCGGTTCTTTATCCCCTCGCGGACGAGCGCCTGGGCAGTGAACCAGTGGCTGCCATAGACCACCATGTCGATATCCGAGGTCTCGTTCTCCAGCTGGCAGAGGAGCGATCCCGTGCAGCCGACCGTTCCCTGAGGAAGGCCAAAGAGACTGACGAGTTTTTTCACCCGGGGGTGGGCAGAAGCAATCCTGTTGATCTCGAGATCGGGTTTGAGCACGCGTTTTACGTCCGTGTAGGGAACCCGGTGAAGAAGGCCGGCATAGCCGGGTTTTTTCCGGGACACGAGCTCGTAGGCCTCCTCGAAATCATATTTCGTGTACCTCCGGCCTGACGGGTGAACCCGCGTTCCCTCATCCTCGGGAACATACCGGAGCACGCACCCGACCGATCCCTCGTTGTCATAGGTTGAAACGGCATACAGCCACCCATCGGGATCTGAAATAAAATCGCGTAACCGGACGGGCATCATAAAAAGAACCTCACAGGGTCGAAAGGTAGTGCTCGACCTTTTCGGCTTCTGCCCCGCGGCGGACGATCCGAAGCCCGGCAAGGTCAACGACCGTACTTGGT from uncultured Methanoregula sp. harbors:
- a CDS encoding DNA polymerase subunit beta → MMPVRLRDFISDPDGWLYAVSTYDNEGSVGCVLRYVPEDEGTRVHPSGRRYTKYDFEEAYELVSRKKPGYAGLLHRVPYTDVKRVLKPDLEINRIASAHPRVKKLVSLFGLPQGTVGCTGSLLCQLENETSDIDMVVYGSHWFTAQALVREGIKNRKIEGLSEEMWRKVYEKRKPEIPYDTFVLHEQRKWNRGQIEGTYFDILYTRAYEDIKSAPAGRGTVLGKMTIEAKVTDASLAFDNPAVYEIEHESIRRVLSFTHTYSGQALAGERIEACGVCEQHGNEKWLVVGTTREARGEYIQSLTLLGQ
- a CDS encoding ATP-binding protein, producing MSDVLAKKPQSWNITIFGYIAAIIVLSAILFFISARLNLAESLWAGLQAYEQFQFDELLVVGILLVIMLILFIAKLCHLLKRETREREALELRLARANTRLTFLNTITRQDILNQLTELTLDMEHTVRSADMDKIKEAVTKIHRQVKFIKEYQDIGVSAPEWQNVADTIMRARVGASLGKVTIDVEIQNIEIYADRLLEKAFFYMIDNALRHGGEHLTRIRFTSHMAESSLVIVCEDDGAGIPPTKKGSLFPEEYGRHAGYGLFFVKQILAETGLMVREAGLPGKGARFEIHVPAGEFRKI